In a genomic window of Streptococcus oralis subsp. tigurinus:
- a CDS encoding CidA/LrgA family protein, whose protein sequence is MKLYVQLMILFVISLIGEGISSFFHLPIPGSIIGLMILFLALQFKWLRTRHVNMVGNFLLANMTILFLPPAVGIMEKFDVIAPYLLPIVLIVFFAAVINIILIALVVQFIKRRFEGDYEKGDAK, encoded by the coding sequence ATGAAATTATATGTTCAATTAATGATTCTCTTTGTGATTTCATTGATCGGTGAGGGAATCTCCAGTTTCTTTCATCTGCCCATCCCAGGCAGTATTATCGGCTTGATGATTCTCTTTCTAGCCCTGCAGTTCAAGTGGTTAAGGACCAGGCATGTCAACATGGTGGGGAATTTTCTGCTGGCCAATATGACCATTCTCTTTTTGCCGCCAGCAGTGGGAATCATGGAAAAGTTCGATGTGATTGCTCCTTATCTCTTGCCCATCGTTTTGATTGTTTTTTTTGCGGCTGTCATCAACATTATCCTCATCGCCCTAGTGGTTCAGTTTATCAAGAGACGATTTGAGGGAGATTATGAGAAAGGAGATGCCAAATGA
- a CDS encoding MarR family winged helix-turn-helix transcriptional regulator, whose protein sequence is MTYLEKWFDYNHRQKEMEALLEETIAQQSEQRLTLKEFYLLYYLDLADEKSLRQIDLPDKLHLSPSAVSRMVARLEEKNCGLLSRRCCDQDRRASFICLTDEGQTTLAYLQKAVEERLEMSLDFIS, encoded by the coding sequence ATGACCTATTTGGAAAAGTGGTTTGACTACAACCACCGTCAAAAAGAAATGGAAGCCTTGTTGGAAGAAACTATTGCCCAGCAGAGTGAACAAAGGTTGACCTTGAAAGAGTTTTACCTGCTCTACTATCTGGACCTAGCTGATGAAAAATCTTTACGACAGATTGACCTGCCAGATAAACTCCATCTCAGCCCGAGCGCTGTTTCTCGAATGGTGGCACGATTAGAAGAGAAAAACTGTGGCTTGCTTAGTCGCAGATGTTGCGATCAGGATAGACGAGCAAGTTTTATCTGTCTGACTGACGAGGGACAAACCACCCTAGCTTACCTGCAAAAAGCCGTCGAAGAAAGACTGGAAATGAGTCTTGATTTCATTTCTTAA
- a CDS encoding DUF4649 family protein, producing the protein MIEITYLDASKNERTVTFDSYEDFDRSQQACLIGIADYYPVQKLTYNGHDLDYHGTYGDIFFYLKKQDLSQYN; encoded by the coding sequence ATGATTGAAATTACCTATCTAGATGCCAGCAAGAATGAAAGAACTGTTACCTTCGATTCTTATGAAGACTTTGATCGTTCACAACAGGCTTGCCTTATCGGTATCGCAGACTACTACCCTGTCCAAAAATTAACTTACAACGGTCATGATTTGGACTACCATGGGACTTACGGAGATATCTTCTTCTATCTCAAGAAACAAGATTTAAGCCAATATAACTAA
- the trxA gene encoding thioredoxin: MAKAITDATFEQETKDGLVLVDFWATWCGPCRMQGPILDKLSEELSEDVLKIVKMDVDENPNTARAFGIMSIPTLLFKKDGQVVKQVAGVHTAEQIKAIVAELS, encoded by the coding sequence ATGGCAAAAGCAATTACAGATGCAACATTTGAACAAGAAACAAAAGACGGTTTGGTTTTGGTAGATTTCTGGGCAACTTGGTGTGGTCCATGTCGTATGCAAGGTCCAATCTTGGACAAATTGTCTGAGGAACTTTCAGAAGATGTCTTGAAAATCGTTAAAATGGATGTTGATGAAAATCCAAACACGGCTCGTGCTTTTGGAATCATGTCTATCCCAACCCTTCTCTTCAAAAAAGACGGCCAAGTGGTGAAACAAGTTGCAGGTGTTCATACTGCAGAACAAATCAAGGCCATCGTTGCTGAATTGAGCTAA
- a CDS encoding DUF7687 domain-containing protein gives MDSYHTWWKQGKSYLCRLVDVLNIGLVDEVIIGKEVLQRWPELLSEIIQDTPT, from the coding sequence ATAGACTCATACCATACGTGGTGGAAACAAGGTAAATCTTATTTATGTAGGCTTGTTGACGTATTAAATATTGGCCTTGTGGATGAAGTAATAATAGGTAAAGAAGTACTACAAAGATGGCCGGAATTGTTGAGTGAAATAATTCAAGATACTCCTACTTGA
- a CDS encoding DUF2513 domain-containing protein, producing the protein MTWEGHDFLDKIRENTMWNRTKTNIKENALPMTLEVIKSVATSFINSQLSKYLDGSL; encoded by the coding sequence TTGACTTGGGAGGGGCATGATTTTCTAGATAAAATAAGAGAAAACACTATGTGGAATAGGACTAAGACTAATATCAAAGAAAATGCTCTACCTATGACTTTGGAAGTAATTAAAAGTGTAGCAACCAGTTTTATAAATTCTCAGCTAAGTAAATATTTAGATGGCTCTTTATAG
- a CDS encoding DUF2513 domain-containing protein, whose amino-acid sequence MNICYCVEIIKMKRDMDLYRLILFKIEDEYRSTGLSNLQIDGYDIETIAYHCDLLFEAGLIKSYKPTYANDGIYFLVSVL is encoded by the coding sequence ATGAATATATGTTACTGTGTAGAGATTATTAAGATGAAGAGAGATATGGATTTATATCGTTTGATACTTTTTAAAATTGAGGATGAATATAGATCAACTGGGTTGTCTAATTTACAAATTGACGGATATGATATAGAGACAATAGCCTATCATTGCGACTTGTTGTTTGAAGCAGGATTAATAAAAAGTTATAAACCAACGTATGCTAATGATGGAATCTATTTTTTAGTGTCGGTGCTTTGA
- a CDS encoding cell wall-binding protein yields the protein MKKNKLLLASAIVISLLIPMSQVKADWHRDNIGWWYTYPNGSYYIRGARTEIDGKWYRFDNRGYMVTGWQLDEYTSGGKLVKQWSYYDPVNGDLKTGWQNVDGKWYYLYSDGLRGGMHNIGGKQYYFDSVTYEMKTGWMLLETPDPSWYYFDPVSGALPEGWKNIDGKWYYFKYSALKGSHKIDGKFYYFDPVNCDMKTGWVLLEDSNGKSIWYYYDPESGERLSGWQTIDGKTYCFDEFGKAFVGRWILLDGKQYYFDPVTFEMKTGWLEFNGSRYYADPNDGGAFASNKTLIIDGVSYTFSSGGSVINNEP from the coding sequence ATGAAAAAAAATAAGCTATTGCTTGCTAGTGCGATTGTGATATCGCTTTTAATTCCAATGTCTCAAGTAAAGGCTGATTGGCATAGAGATAATATTGGTTGGTGGTATACATACCCTAATGGTTCGTATTATATCAGAGGTGCTCGAACTGAAATTGACGGAAAATGGTATAGGTTTGATAACAGAGGATATATGGTAACTGGCTGGCAATTAGATGAGTATACTAGTGGAGGCAAACTAGTAAAACAATGGAGTTATTACGATCCAGTGAATGGTGATTTAAAAACAGGCTGGCAAAATGTAGATGGGAAATGGTATTACCTTTATTCAGATGGTCTACGCGGGGGTATGCATAATATAGGTGGAAAACAATATTATTTTGACTCAGTTACTTACGAGATGAAAACGGGTTGGATGTTATTAGAAACTCCTGATCCAAGTTGGTATTATTTCGATCCTGTCAGCGGAGCACTACCAGAAGGTTGGAAAAATATAGATGGGAAATGGTATTACTTTAAATATTCTGCACTTAAAGGCTCACACAAAATAGACGGAAAATTTTATTATTTTGACCCAGTTAATTGTGATATGAAAACGGGTTGGGTGTTATTAGAAGATTCAAATGGTAAATCAATATGGTATTATTACGACCCAGAAAGTGGAGAACGATTGTCAGGTTGGCAAACGATAGATGGGAAAACGTATTGCTTTGACGAATTTGGTAAGGCATTTGTAGGTCGGTGGATATTATTAGATGGAAAACAATATTATTTCGACCCAGTTACTTTTGAGATGAAAACGGGTTGGCTTGAGTTTAACGGAAGTAGATATTATGCAGATCCTAACGATGGTGGTGCATTTGCAAGTAATAAAACTCTAATTATAGACGGTGTTTCTTATACATTCAGTAGTGGTGGCTCTGTTATCAATAATGAGCCTTAA